In one window of Anaerolineae bacterium DNA:
- a CDS encoding MogA/MoaB family molybdenum cofactor biosynthesis protein → MDEALWPRVGILTVSDRSARGEREDASGPALIKLVGEELGFHVAQYAVVPDEQEQIAALLRQWADELRLDLILTTGGTGFAPRDVTPEATLSVVEKLAPGLAEAMRAASLALTPHAMLSRAVAGIRGRTLIVNLPGSPKAARENLLTIAPALRHGLALLAEKAGEDQRHDPHGGHGAGHRHQ, encoded by the coding sequence ATGGACGAAGCGCTGTGGCCCCGCGTGGGGATATTAACTGTCAGTGATCGCAGTGCCCGCGGCGAGCGAGAGGATGCCAGCGGGCCGGCGCTGATCAAGCTGGTGGGGGAGGAGCTGGGCTTTCACGTCGCCCAGTACGCTGTTGTGCCGGATGAGCAGGAGCAGATCGCCGCGCTACTGCGCCAGTGGGCGGACGAACTACGCCTGGACCTCATTCTCACGACAGGCGGGACGGGCTTCGCACCGCGCGATGTGACGCCGGAGGCCACTCTCTCGGTCGTGGAGAAACTGGCGCCAGGTTTGGCAGAGGCCATGCGGGCTGCCAGCCTGGCCCTGACCCCGCATGCCATGCTGAGCCGGGCGGTCGCCGGCATTCGCGGCCGCACGCTCATCGTCAATCTGCCGGGCAGTCCCAAAGCGGCTCGGGAAAACCTGCTGACCATTGCGCCGGCCCTGCGCCACGGGCTGGCACTGCTGGCGGAAAAGGCCGGCGAGGACCAGCGCCATGACCCTCACGGCGGGCATGGCGCCGGCCACCGCCATCAATAA